Proteins encoded in a region of the Bactrocera tryoni isolate S06 chromosome 4, CSIRO_BtryS06_freeze2, whole genome shotgun sequence genome:
- the LOC120775531 gene encoding uncharacterized protein LOC120775531 yields the protein MYKFVFVAIVALAALQIQQNDAFIIVSKSVGAAPASSAAPAAPALDPNALIQGLTNAVTAKIQTVTQVVGGLVQAKTNLKQSLLRNVLNTVSSASAALPKPTYITKTIRIPIFVKGVAAPAAPAAPATPAATTAAAPSEPEATTTAAQSAGYSYGYRHRH from the exons atgtataaatttgtttttgtagccaTCGTGGCATTGGCCGCCTTGCAGATCCAGCAGAATGATGCATTCATCATTGTTTCGAAAA GTGTTGGTGCCGCCCCGGCCAGTTCTGCAGCCCCTGCAGCACCCGCCTTGGATCCTAACGCGCTCATTCAGGGTCTAACCAATGCCGTGACAGCTAAGATCCAAACGGTTACGCAAGTGGTTGGCGGTTTGGTACAAGCCAAGACAAATCTGAAGCAGAGTTTGTTAAGGAACGTCTTGAACACGGTTAGCAGCGCCAGCGCCGCTCTTCCAAAGCCAACTTACATTACGAAAACCATTCGTATACCCATTTTTGTGAAAGGTGTCGCCGCTCCAGCCGCTCCAGCTGCACCCGCCACGCCTGCTGCCACCACAGCTGCAGCCCCATCGGAGCCCGAGGCAACTACGACGGCTGCCCAATCGGCTGGTTACTCATACGGCTACAGACACCGTCATTAA
- the LOC120773928 gene encoding DNA ligase 4 yields MDISKNIKFFEACNILQRIQKAPSPAAKEKLVRHYYESFQKFRLLFRERVGLTAADREDGGTSFFCILRCLVPREDMSRKAYGLQVSTLGSVYTEVLQLNKDSRDAQLLQARTYNGSGNDFAEILREVLYLRGGNGKGMSDLSLYDVHEMLDTIADGDRQDTKKVLTSLAEVATSAEQMWFVRLLLKNLRLGIGEQRIFALIHPQARDLLRRCSDLKRVCCLLANNEISNEPLTDQPNETKNALTTFNLNNIVQPFQHIKAMLCEMFHGSLEQLMAEDVLYLETKMDGERFQLHYENERFKYISRNGIDYTDSFGEDFLTGSLTPLLQSLLPNNLQSIILDGEMMVYDMRRQCYRDKGENTDVKHLNNRQNWRPCFVVYDVLYYNGSSLLEMPYVQRCQRVVELINREERGVLQIMRPIKLTSAAQFQELFQQALDAQAEGVVLKKQNSIYQPGIRNGGGWYKIKADYITGLTTEFDLLVIGGFYNKTRTFIQSFLLGVLKYNSETQYEVYSVGKVDNRTRQRAILNDTLKQHWHDCKREPPPSWYHYKPSSADGRPDVWIEPNNSVILQIRATDLAPSSAFALPKSLHFPRVEMWRNDKLWNECLSWHDYMTMIQGESGLTKIHKRQVELSDLLLPQKKRKLTAAERRKLGVLSYERRFNADEVKQRSNLFEGFSFCILSASLKTGYTPEALKALVVTNGGDIVENPLQDPRCISVAGDITFRVETLCKSRRYSIAKLSWLVDTCEKQELELTPIDMICTTDELESEFSKIFDKYGDSYRQCTDVDKLMRVLEGIKDEDIAVAKSSAADLAELETLLFDESVDYFTNCNAAFYSIDQQTNLAKLIFTYFGGKCLEVNASNFQSIKYVLVNINLIDKVKLKAWISERFKNYLGNLYVVNIAWIFHSQRANRKLDILEYMWSEI; encoded by the exons ATGGATATAtcgaaaaatatcaaattttttgaagCGTGTAATATCCTACAGAGAATACAAAAGGCTCCAAGTCCAGCTGCAAAAGAAAAGCTAGTACGCCACTATTACGAATCATTTCAAAAGTTTCGGCTATTATTCCGTGAGAGAGTGGGCCTCACTGCAGCAGATCGAGAG GATGGTGGTACCAGTTTCTTTTGCATCCTTAGATGTTTAGTACCCCGTGAGGATATGTCTCGTAAAGCATATGGACTCCAAGTCAGTACGCTTGGTAGTGTCTACACAGAAGTGCTACAACTAAATAAAGATT caCGCGATGCACAGCTTTTACAAGCGCGCACATATAATGGTTCTGGCAATGACTTTGCAGAGATTTTGCGCGAAGTGCTGTATCTGCGAGGCGGTAATGGCAAAGGCATGAGTGACCTGTCGCTTTATGATGTGCATGAGATGTTAGATACTATAGCAGATGGTGATCGCCAGG ACACGAAAAAGGTATTAACCAGCTTAGCGGAGGTAGCAACGTCCGCAGAGCAAATGTGGTTCGTACGTTTACTGCTAAAAAACCTGCGTCTGGGAATTGGCGAACAACGCATTTTCGCGCTCATACATCCACAGGCGAGAGATCTCCTTAGACGTTGCTCAGATTTGAAACGCGTCTGCTGTTTGCTGGCAAACAACGAAATAAGTAATGAACCTTTAACCGACCAACCAAACGAAACTAAAAATGCTCTTACCACATTCAATCTAAATAATATCGTACAACCCTTCCAACATATAAAAGCTATGTTATGCGAAATGTTTCATGGCAGCTTAGAGCAATTAATGGCTGAGGATGTGCTTTATTTGGAGACCAAAATGGATGGTGAACGTTTTCAATTGCATTACGAAAATGAACGTTTCAAATATATATCACGTAATGGCATTGACTACACTGATAGTTTCGGTGAAGACTTTTTGACCGGATCATTGACACCATTACTCCAATCGCTATTACCGAATAATCTACAATCAATAATTCTCGATGGCGAAATGATGGTCTACGATATGCGGCGTCAATGCTACCGTGACAAAGGCGAAAATACAGACGTCAAGCATTTGAATAACAGACAAAATTGGAGACCTTGTTTCGTGGTCTATGACGTGCTATATTATAACGGTAGCAGCTTATTGGAAATGCCCTACGTACAGAGATGTCAAAGAGTCGTTGAACTTATAAACAGAGAGGAGCGTGGTGTGTTGCAAATAATGCGTCCAATCAAATTAACATCGGCAGCGCAGTTCCAAGAGCTTTTTCAGCAAGCGCTAGATGCGCAGGCGGAGGGGGTAGTGCTGAAAAAACAAAACTCCATCTACCAACCAGGCATACGCAACGGTGGCGGTTGGTACAAGATAAAGGCCGAT tACATCACTGGCTTGACCACTGAATTCGATTTGCTAGTCATTGGTGGTTTCTACAACAAAACGCGCACTTTCATACAATCCTTCTTGCTTGGCGTACTCAAGTACAACTCCGAAACACAGTACGAGGTTTATAGCGTTGGCAAAGTCGACAATAGAACACGCCAGCGAGCAATATTGAATGACACACTCAAACAACATTGGCACGATTGTAAACGAGAGCCACCACCGAGCTGGTATCATTACAAGCCAAGCAGTGCTGATGGCCGGCCCGATGTGTGGATCGAACCAAATAATTCCGTCATACTGCAAATTAGGGCTACCGATTTAGCGCCTTCCTCCGCTTTCGCGTTGCCTAAATCATTGCATTTTCCGCGCGTAGAAATGTGGCGCAACGACAAACTGTGGAACGAGTGCCTCTCGTGGCATGATTACATGACAATGATACAG GGGGAAAGTGGTCTCACGAAAATCCACAAGCGCCAAGTGGAGTTGAGTGATTTGTTATTGCCGCAAAAGAAGCGTAAATTAACTGCGGCCGAGCGGCGCAAATTGGGCGTTTTATCCTATGAACGCCGTTTCAATGCAGAtgag GTAAAACAGCGCTCAAATTTGTTTGAGGGCTTCTCATTTTGCATACTGAGCGCTAGCTTGAAAACCGGTTACACGCCTGAGGCACTCAAAGCATTGGTTGTCACCAATGGCGGCGATATAGTCGAGAATCCCTTACAGGACCCCAGATGCATATCGGTGGCGGGCGATATCACATTTCGTGTAGAAACTTTGTGTAAATCGCGCCGTTATAGCATTGCCAAACTAAGCTGGCTGGTGGACACCTGTGAAAAGCAAGAGTTGGAATTAACGCCAATTGACATGATTTGCACGACGGATGAGCTGGAATCTGAATTCTCGAAAATATTCGATAAATATGGTGACTCATACAGACAGTGCACGGATGTGGACAAATTAATGCGTGTGCTGGAAGGCATAAAGGATGAAGAC ATCGCTGTCGCGAAGTCTTCCGCCGCCGATTTAGCCGAACTTGAAACGTTGTTGTTTGATGAATCTGtcgattattttacaaattgcaATGCTGCATTTTATAGCATAGATCAGCAAACGAATTTAGCGAAATTGATTTTCACGTATTTTGGCGGCAAGTGCCTGGAGGTAAATGCGTCCAACTTTCAAAGCATCAAATATGTGCTGGTCAATATCAATTTAATCGATAAAGTTAAATTGAAGGCTTGGATTTCCGAGCGATTTAAGAATTATTTGGGCAATCTTTATGTCGTTAACATTGCTTGGATATTTCATTCACAACGCGCAAACCGAAAACTCGACATACTTGAATATATGTGGAGTGAAATTTAA
- the LOC120773929 gene encoding mpv17-like protein 2, with amino-acid sequence MAPTAVLALRSAALKSMDFFREIHKRAFSNKFLLVTNVGISLSLSTAGDLLEQHYEMYSGDLKEWDRTRTTNMGISGMGVGVICHYWYKFLDRRMPGRTIRVVMQKIVLDQFICSPLYISAFFMTMGALEDKSIEDTWLEMKQKAWKLYAAEWMVWPPAQFVNFYWLPTRYRVFYDNIISLGYDVYTSQVKNND; translated from the coding sequence ATGGCACCTACTGCAGTGCTTGCTTTACGCAGCGCGGCGCTTAAGTCCATGGATTTCTTCCGTGAAATACACAAACGAGCGTTTAGTAATAAATTTCTACTGGTTACCAATGTCGGCATTTCGTTGAGCTTGAGTACGGCAGGCGATCTGTTAGAACAACATTACGAAATGTATAGCGGCGATTTAAAGGAATGGGATAGAACACGTACTACTAATATGGGAATTTCTGGTATGGGTGTTGGCGTGATCTGTCACTATTGGTATAAGTTTCTGGATCGACGCATGCCAGGACGCACAATACGCGTAGTTATGCAGAAAATTGTTTTGGATCAATTTATTTGCTCACCACTTTACATATCCGCTTTTTTCATGACAATGGGCGCATTAGAAGACAAATCCATTGAAGACACTTGGCTAGAGATGAAACAAAAGGCATGGAAATTGTATGCGGCTGAATGGATGGTGTGGCCACCAGCACAATTTGTGAACTTCTATTGGTTGCCCACACGATATCGTGTATTCTACGATAACATCATAAGTTTAGGATATGACGTTTATACATCGCAAGTGAAAAACAATGATTAA
- the LOC120773931 gene encoding mpv17-like protein 2, with amino-acid sequence MSFIYRLSKIAFSKKYLFYTNTGISFVLSGVADIIDQSYEKYSGKRKEWSPRRTFSMCIAGLCSGVVCHHWYIYLDKRLQGRNFKTVMLKIVLDEVICSPVYLTVFFTTLGFMEGHTIEHSLQELRNKMWKIYRFEWMLWPPAQFINFYFLPTQVRVLYVYMISLIHITYTAHVTHDAD; translated from the coding sequence ATGTCTTTTATCTATCGGCTCTCTAAAATCGCTTTTTccaagaaatatttgttttacacTAACACTGGAATATCGTTTGTATTAAGTGGAGTTGCGGACATCATAGACCAAAGCTACGAAAAGTATTCGGGTAAACGTAAAGAATGGAGTCCTAGGCGTACTTTCAGCATGTGTATTGCTGGTCTCTGTAGCGGTGTTGTGTGTCATCACTGGTACATATATCTTGATAAACGTCTACAAGGCAGAAATTTCAAAACTGTGatgttaaaaattgtattagaTGAAGTGATTTGTTCACCAGTCTACTTGACGGTCTTCTTCACAACGTTAGGTTTCATGGAGGGCCATACTATTGAACATTCTTTACAAGAATTGCGGAATAAAATGTGGAAAATATATCGCTTTGAGTGGATGTTGTGGCCACCTGcgcaatttataaatttttattttctccccACTCAAGTACGTGTTCTGTACGTTTATATGATCAGTCTAATACATATAACTTACACGGCACATGTTACACATGACGCTGATTAA
- the LOC120773930 gene encoding inhibitor of growth protein 3: MLYLEDYLEMIEHLPQELRDRFTEMRELDLTVQNSMDSLEKKNRTFFQQCKRGELQNEPADLEFQNLRKEYYKVLEDADEKVNIATQIHDLVERYLRRLDSELFKFKCELEADNNGITEILEKRSLELDGGSSAATALMNVIGVTQKENRYYGSIGTAATTNSHGILGVPSSNISGLSLSTTPAATTKDRYRTPKPEKRRDSTTNLALLPEKRPNLGNNLTTNTPPVAVVRPITPGISTHTVLNTPGASVTSAGNPTAVAYNLQQLGGSASNAIAAAASQAIVATQQMPQGRRTASLKASYEAIHGAGGGPPEFWISRDIANAASAAAQTTLQTTGVEKKQKKKINANSITHTNSAGSSSTPSSAISLASSSSSVSVDSVDMLPSSSNLATVGSLGVPAIGLSTMGVGAASTSAAAATNRANSASSSISSNTLTPATNININESGLVVEQTPEGEWSYDPNEPRYCTCNQVSYGDMVACDNDACPYEWFHYPCVGITQPPKGKWYCPKCTASMRRRGNRKN; this comes from the exons ATGCTGTATCTTGAAGATTATCTGGAAA TGATCGAGCATTTGCCACAGGAGCTCCGGGACAGATTTACAGAGATGCGTGAACTGGATTTAACAGTGCAga aTAGCATGGATTCTTTGGAGAAAAAAAATCgcacattttttcaacaatgcAAACGTGGAGAATTACAAAACGAACCTGCAGATTTAGAGTTTCAAAATCTTCGTAAGGAATACTACAAAGTTTTGGAAGACGCTGATGAAAAAGTTAACATCGCCACACAAATACATGACTTGGTGGAGCGTTACCTACGCCGATTGGACAGTGAACTATTCAAGTTTAAGTGTGAACTAGAAGCCGATAATAATGGTATAACAGAAATACTAGAAAAGCGTTCGTTAGAGTTAGATGGTGGTTCAAGTGCAGCCACGGCTTTGATGAATGTAATTGGTGTTACACAAAAAGAGAATAGATATTATGGATCAATAGGgacagcggcaacaacaaatagTCATGGTATACTGGGTGTACCCAGTAGTAACATAAGTGGTTTATCACTTTCTACTACACCCGCGGCAACCACAAAAGATCGGTATCGTACACCCAAACCGGAAAAACGCAGGGACAGTACAACAAATTTGGCGCTTCTACCGGAGAAACGTCCAAATTTaggaaacaatttaacaaccaATACACCACCGGTTGCGGTTGTTCGTCCTATAACACCAGGTATAAGCACGCATACGGTGCTAAATACCCCGGGCGCATCTGTCACTTCTGCAGGCAATCCCACTGCTGTAGCTTATAATTTACAACAATTAGGTGGCTCGGCATCGAACGCAATCGCTGCAGCTGCCAGTCAAGCCATAGTGGCAACACAACAAATGCCTCAAGGTCGACGTACGGCGAGCCTTAAAGCCAGTTATGAGGCAATACATGGCGCTGGTGGTGGACCACCGGAATTCTGGATCAGTCGTGATATTGCAAATGCTGCAAGCGCAGCTGCACAGACAACACTCCAAACTACAGGAGTtgagaaaaaacagaaaaa aaaaataaatgccaacagTATTACGCACACCAACAGCGCTGGTAGCAGCAGTACTCCTTCATCTGCCATATCGCTGGCATCATCGTCGTCCTCTGTGAGTGTAGACTCTGTAGACATGTTGCCATCTTCGTCTAATTTAGCAACGGTTGGCAGTCTTGGTGTGCCCGCTATTGGCTTATCAACAATGGGAGTGGGTGCGGCTTCTACATCTGCCGCAGCAGCTACGAATCGTGCCAACTCGGCTTCATCTTCGATCTCATCCAATACTCTTACGCCTGCCACTAACATTAATATTAATGAAAGCGGTCTAGTGGTAGAACAAACACCAGAGGGAGAATGGTCTTACGATCCAAATGAACCACGTTACTGTACCTGTAATCAAGTTTCATATGGTGACATGGTCGCTTGTGACAACGATGCTTGCCCATACGAATGGTTCCATTACCCATGTGTGGGTATTACACAACCACCAAAAGGCAAGTGGTATTGTCCTAAATGTACAGCATCTATGCGCCGGCGTGGGAATAGGAAAAACTAG